The Psychroflexus sp. ALD_RP9 region TAAATTCATTTTCTTTTAATTCATCAATGGCTTCATTTAAGATTTTCTGGTAGGTGTCAAAGCCGATATCAGCAATAAAGCCACTTTGTTCACCACCTAATAAGTCGCCAGCACCACGAATTTCTAAATCTTTCATGGCAATATTAAAGCCGCTGCCCAATTCTGAAAACTGCTCTAAAGCGGTGATGCGTTTACGGGCATCAGGTGTCATTAAGCTCGTAGGTGGCGTAATTAAGTAACAAAAGGCTTTTTTATTACTTCGGCCTACGCGACCGCGCATTTGGTGCAGGTCTGATATCCCAAAATTATGGGCATCATTGATTAAAATGGTATTGGCATTGGTCACATCTAGGCCGCTTTCTATAATGGTGGTAGAGACCAATACATCAAACTCATTATTCATAAACGCCAACATGAGTTGTTCGAGTTTTTTACCATCCATTTGGCCATGCCCGACACCAATTTTGGCATCAGGTACAAGCCGTTGAATCATCCCAGCGACTTCTTTAATATTTTCGATGCGGTTATTGATAAAAAAGACTTGCCCACCACGTTGAATTTCATAAGCTACGGCATCCCGTATTTGATCTTCGGTGAAGCGAATTACATGGGTTTCAATCGGGTAGCGATTGGGCGGTGGTGTTTTAATGGTTGATAAATCCCTAGCGGCCATTAAACTAAATTGAAGTGTCCGCGGAATAGGTGTAGCGGTTAAGGTTAAAGTATCTACATTAGCTTTAATGGTTTTGAGTTTGTCTTTAACAGAAACCCCAAACTTTTGTTCTTCATCAATAATTAATAAGCCTAAATCTTTAAACTTGACGTTTTTATTGACTAATTGATGCGTACCGATCACGATATCAATTTTTCCAGCTTCTAGTTCTTCTAAAACCTGACGGCGTTCTTTGGCGGTTCTAAAACGGTTGAGGTAATCAACCGTAACGGGAAAATCTTTTAAGCGCTCAGAAAAGGTTTTATGGTGTTGAAAGGCTAAAATCGTGGTTGGCACTAAAACCGCGACTTGTTTGCCATTATCAACCGCTTTAAAAGCAGCTCTAATAGCGACTTCAGTTTTACCAAAGCCAACATCTCCGCATACCAATCGGTCCATCGGCTGTTGACTTTCCATATCAGCTTTTACAGCTTCAGTTGCGGCGCCTTGGTCGGGTGTGTCTTCATAAATAAAAGAAGCTTCAAGCTCGTGCTGTAAATACGAGTCTGGCGCATATTGATAACCTTTGTCTAATTTTCGCTTGGCGTATAGTTTAATTAAATCAAAGGCAATTTGCTTAACCTTAGTTTTAGTTTTTTTCTTTAGGCTTTTCCAAGCTTTGCTTCCTAATTTATAAATTTTAGGTGCTTTGCCCTCTTTACCGTTGTATTTAGAGATTTTATGTAAAGAATGGATACTCAAATACAACACATCACGATCGCCATACACTAGCTTAATGGCTTCTTGCTTTTGACCTTCTACATCAATTTTTTGCAAGCCACCAAACTGCCCGATGCCATGATCAATATGCGTAACATAATCGCCTACTTCTAAGCTGGTAAGCTCTTTTAGTGTAATGGCTTGCTTTTTGGCATAACCATTTTTAAGGTGGAATTTATGATAGCGATCAAAAACTTGATGATCGGTGTAACATAAAATTTTGGCATTGACATCAACAAAACCTTGGTGTAGCGGTAAAACTGAAGTTTGGTAACTTAAGTTGTCGTCTATTTCGCTTAAAATATCTTTAAAGCGTTTGGCTTGCTGTTCGGTAGCACAGCAAATATAGTTGGTAAAGCCTGCGTTGCTGTATTCTTTGAGGTTTTCAACCAGTAAATCGAATTTTTTATTGAAGGCTGGCTGCGGTTTCGTGTCAAAATTTAAATGTGTTGTTGCTGAGAAGTAAGTTTGCCCATTAAGTTGAATAATTGGGTAAGCTTCAAGTTGTTGCATGATGAGTGCCGCGTTGCAAAACAATTCGGCTGGTTGGGCATGTTTTACTTGCTGGCTTAATTGTTCGAAGGCCGTTTGGGCTTTTTCAAATAGAAGGTCTAATTGCTTGGCGAGTAAATCAGGCGATTTAAGTATGATCAAGCTGTGATTTGAAATATACTCAATAAAGCTCTGGCGTTTTTCATCTAGGGCTTTATTTTCAACATTCGGCATAATCGACACTTTTTTGTGTCGCTCTGTTGAGAGTTGAGTTTCGATATCAAAACTGCGAATACTTTCAACTTCGTCTCCAAAAAACTCGATGCGGTAAGGTTCGTCATGGCTAAATGAAAACACATCAATAATACCGCCACGCACAGAAAATTCGCCAGGTTCAGTTACAAAATCAACGCGTTTAAATTTGTATTCAAACAAGACTTCATTAACAAAATCGATTGATAATTGGTCTTCCAGTTTAAGTTTTAAAATACTTTTGTTCAGCTCAGATTTAGTCACCACTTGTTCAAACAAAGCTTCAGGATAAGTCACGATGACTGATGGTTTTTTACGCGAATTAATGCGGTTTAAAACTTCAGCTCTGAGCAGAACATTAGCGTTGTCGGTTTCTTCAATTTGGTATGGTCGACGATAAGAGCCAGGATAAAATAATACTTGTTCATCACCGAGCAATTGTTCTAAATCATTTAAATGATAAGCCGCTTCTTCTTTGTCATCAAAAATAAGTAAAAATGGTTGGTCGAGTTTTTTGAAACATTCGGCCATGTAAAAAGAAACCGCCGAGCCCACTAAATGGTCAAGTTTAAATTTTGGTGCGACGCCTTTTTCTTCAGCTTGAAGCGCATTTATTAATTGCTTGAAATTAGCTGAATTGGCTAGGGCTGTACTAATATTGGTCTTACTCATGGCTTGCAAATATAATAGATTTTGCGAGGCTGTAGCGGTCAATTTTTCTATAAAAGAAGCTTAAAATCATTCAGGTATTGATCTATATAATTGAGCCATGAATCAATACGAGGATGAACAGTTTGTGTTCATCCTCGTTTATAATTTTAAAATATTCTCATTTAAGCTGAATTACGGCTAGCGTTAATGTTACCAAATAAACAACGAACGACTAATTTTTCATAAGTATCAAAGTCGGCATCTTTTTTCTGCATTTGAATTAAGGCGTGTTGCTGAATGCTGAGTAATGGTAAAATGATTTTCTCTCGTGCACTTATAGACTGTCTTGCTCTCGGTTCATTTTCCATCAATTCATTTTGTTTTGTCAGCTGAAGTACCCATTTTTTGGTCAGCAGATATTCTTCGCGCAAGCCTTTCCAAAAACTACCATAAGTAGAATGTTCAGCCATATAAGCCGTGAGAGGGAAATAGGTTTTTTTCATCGACATCATACTGTTGTGCACCAATGATTTAAAGAAGTTAGAAGCTTGGTACAATTCTTCAACTAATTCAAATTGGTCTTTGTATTGCTCTAAAGCAGTGCCTAAGCCATAATAACCTGGAATATTTTGTCTAATCATACTCCAAGAACCGACAAATGGAATGGCTCTTAAGTCTTTTAATTCTAGTTGAGCACTTGGTTTTCGTTTTGTAGGTCGGCTACCGATATTAGTAGCGCCATATTGTTTTAAAGGCGTCATATTTTCTAAATAGCCCGTAAACAATTCATGGTTTTTTAAGTCAAGGTATTTTTGATAGCTGATGTCTGATAAGTCGCCCATCACAGTTTTAAGCCTATCGCTTAAAGCTTTACTTTGCTTAGATTTAATAC contains the following coding sequences:
- the mfd gene encoding transcription-repair coupling factor; the encoded protein is MSKTNISTALANSANFKQLINALQAEEKGVAPKFKLDHLVGSAVSFYMAECFKKLDQPFLLIFDDKEEAAYHLNDLEQLLGDEQVLFYPGSYRRPYQIEETDNANVLLRAEVLNRINSRKKPSVIVTYPEALFEQVVTKSELNKSILKLKLEDQLSIDFVNEVLFEYKFKRVDFVTEPGEFSVRGGIIDVFSFSHDEPYRIEFFGDEVESIRSFDIETQLSTERHKKVSIMPNVENKALDEKRQSFIEYISNHSLIILKSPDLLAKQLDLLFEKAQTAFEQLSQQVKHAQPAELFCNAALIMQQLEAYPIIQLNGQTYFSATTHLNFDTKPQPAFNKKFDLLVENLKEYSNAGFTNYICCATEQQAKRFKDILSEIDDNLSYQTSVLPLHQGFVDVNAKILCYTDHQVFDRYHKFHLKNGYAKKQAITLKELTSLEVGDYVTHIDHGIGQFGGLQKIDVEGQKQEAIKLVYGDRDVLYLSIHSLHKISKYNGKEGKAPKIYKLGSKAWKSLKKKTKTKVKQIAFDLIKLYAKRKLDKGYQYAPDSYLQHELEASFIYEDTPDQGAATEAVKADMESQQPMDRLVCGDVGFGKTEVAIRAAFKAVDNGKQVAVLVPTTILAFQHHKTFSERLKDFPVTVDYLNRFRTAKERRQVLEELEAGKIDIVIGTHQLVNKNVKFKDLGLLIIDEEQKFGVSVKDKLKTIKANVDTLTLTATPIPRTLQFSLMAARDLSTIKTPPPNRYPIETHVIRFTEDQIRDAVAYEIQRGGQVFFINNRIENIKEVAGMIQRLVPDAKIGVGHGQMDGKKLEQLMLAFMNNEFDVLVSTTIIESGLDVTNANTILINDAHNFGISDLHQMRGRVGRSNKKAFCYLITPPTSLMTPDARKRITALEQFSELGSGFNIAMKDLEIRGAGDLLGGEQSGFIADIGFDTYQKILNEAIDELKENEFKEVYEDEQNSVDTVFVKDAQIDTDFEILFPDDYINSVKERLSLYTKLNEISTEADLQAFEAELIDRFGALPVPTQDLLDSVRLKWIAASMGLEKLVLKKEQLIGYFIADQQSPFYQTSRFREVLQHVQTHPKQFVLKEKETRQGLRLLLKSTQVSSIKKAYELLKPLQISPKEKAH